One window from the genome of Tachypleus tridentatus isolate NWPU-2018 chromosome 11, ASM421037v1, whole genome shotgun sequence encodes:
- the LOC143232645 gene encoding uncharacterized protein LOC143232645, protein MLKLKLPKKLEFSDFAVHKKSLRKRIWNGLKNVFCCHHDYEPFKEETIRGITDPLDETESSCHDSHNNTEQGEINSLPLADCTCGRVIGIQSDENRVVKVVKPRNKPFRFFVTQGRLKNCKGSEVFMTRMSDYETLISFREILDPGDKILEINNVRVSEENIGEIKNITVKTKNIRFTTMCLSN, encoded by the exons tgaTTTTGCTGTGcacaaaaagtcacttagaaAGCGGATCTGGAACGGTctcaaaaatgtgttttgttgtcACCATGACTACGAACCATTCAAAGAGGAGACAATAAGAGGAATAACAGATCCTCTAGACGAAACAGAGTCCTCgtgtcacgactc TCACAACAATACTGAACAAGGCGAAATTAATAGCTTACCCCTTGCGGATTGCACATGTGGTCGAGTAATTGGAATTCAATCAGATGAAAATCGTGTAGTGAAGGTAGTAAAACCTAGGAACAAACCATTCAGATTCTTTGTTACTCAGGGGAGATTGAAGAACTGTAAAG gaTCAGAAGTGTTCATGACCAGGATGAGTGATTATGAAACATTGATTTCGTTCAGAGAGATACTTGATCCTGGTgacaaaattttagaaataaataacgtTAGAGTGAGCGAAGAAAACATCGGAGAAATCAAGAacattacagtaaaaacaaagaatatacgCTTCACAACCATGTGCCTTTCGAATTAG